From Syngnathus typhle isolate RoL2023-S1 ecotype Sweden linkage group LG5, RoL_Styp_1.0, whole genome shotgun sequence:
GGCCTAGGAAATAAACACTATCAGACCCTTTAAAGCTGCACCTGGTAGTAGAAGCGCATGGCCAAAAGTGTGGAGAGGTGTGGAGAGATAAAACAACCAGAAGAGGTGAAAGCCACAGTTaacaatttattttcttatcCATGTGACCTCATCAGGATAAAGGCACCCACCCCTCAACATGGCGAATCCCATCCCAGCACTGTTCACAAGCAGCCTGTTATTCTGTCCGATCCTCCCTTTAATGCCTAAGGCTTCCCACTTGATCACCATGTGCTCTGCATCATCAACATACTCGCACATATACAGGAAGTAAAACCCCTAAAACTTTTCCATAACCTTTTTTTGTACATCAAAATTATGAGTGCAATTCTATGACCGTCGGCTTTACTCAATCTAAAATAAAGGCTCTAATAAGAATCTCTTATCACGTACAGGTCAGTGAAGGCTTACACTTACCAGTTCGAGGATGCCGAGTGAATCTTTGCCTTGCTCAATCTCACTGGCAGGAGCGACAGTGTGTTCTTTGTTGCTTGTTCGAAGATGATCTGTCCTCCCTGAAACACGCAAGCAATGGGTGCCTTATATTATAGTCATGTGATGTCACAGCTCGTTTGGCTAAGACCAAGGATAAGCGGTGTTgagaatggatagatggatgaggTGAAACTTgtactttttcccgattgagaAACATCAACATGAACATTGGGCTCacattttcttctcattttttaCAAGGCTACTATGATTCCTGTGGTTTTCTGAGGACAACTCCATTCAActactttttcttttgttgctcATTTTTTCTGCTCAAAAATATTCTCAGGTTTGTATTTCTGTTTGATGTGAAAGACCCTGGATACTACGATGAAGCAAAAACCACTtggcatttaatttttagggaATAAAAGAACGTGTGATGTGCATGTTCTTCAGTTGATACACCTAAGTGGACTTTGGAGTCTAAAAGTAAACAGTCATTAAAAGAGTGAATGACCCCTAAAAATATTCTATTCTCATAACTGTTGTTTGCTGCTTACAAGAAGTCTTGGTAGGTTTAAAGTAGGGGCGCATTGGAAATTGTAATCATTTTCTCATGGTAACTATAGTAAGGCACAAACAGACCACATACTTAAATAATAAAAGAATAATAGTGTGTTGGAGACCCACACCTGGTGACTGACTGTAAACTGAGGTAGTTTGTATGCATGATGTTTTCTAACAATCGCTCTGCCTCACATTCAGAAGCAGCTTTAAATCAACACattgtaaatttaaaaaaaaaaaaaaaaatgcatcttaCAAAGAGTTATTAGTTGCTCATATTAAATCCGTGCAAAACAATTGTAATTCAATCCGGGTAGTATTTCACTAGGTTAAATTCTAAAGCTTTTGTTTCAGGGAGAGGCTCAACCTCGAAACAATCTCGTACAATGCTGAGacatgaaaaaatatttctgcGCCTGTCACATACAGACGCCACCACATGACAGCGTCTCATCACGTTATTGTACACAGAGCTATTATTCCGTTGGAAGGCACGCGCGGTCATTTCGTTCGGGCCTGCAGAGCAACAACAGCGTGTAACTTAAGTCATTCATTGATGTCATGCAAAAAGGGTGGGGAAGCTGAATGTTATATAACCTGGCTATTAGGAATAACGCTCTCCAGCCAAAGCACACAAATGACAGCACGATGACGTAATGAtgaaacgcacacacgcacctCATCAAAGTTAAGTCATTGGGCAAATATGAACGTTCGGGGCAGTTTTCCCGTTTAAAAAGACCCCAAAGCTGCAATACGCGTGTGCTGGAGCTTGGAAAGGAATCCTAGTTTGGGTTGCTTTTTTACCTGCTCGACTTCCCCTGAAGGCCTCGCATTTTTCATAATCATAACAGCCCCATTAAATACAATATTATCCGTAATAATAATGCACACATCTAattatatttaataaaaaaaaatttattttcataatatACACATACAGTACAATTAACATAAAAAGTGCAATATGCATTCAAACTACAGCAATGTACAGTACAAAAGTTACTgcatacttttaaaaaaaaaaaaggttaccaaataaaatgatgtaACCTATCGTGAtcgtagtttaaaaaaaaaaaaaaaagtggatatgAGCATAAAAGCCTAACAGCAATAAGCCCAACAACTCCCTCAAGTTTTATCCGCATTTCTCCCAAATGTGCAAAATGGTGTGACAGCATTTAAATACATGATTGACATGATGGTTACATTGTACAGCTTTAATTTAGTGAGACAGCCACAGAGCTTTGGTTattcacatttaaaaataatgaatTGAATGTTGGCAATCCTCAAGGTTGACTTCTTTTTGTACTCACAGCTTGTCAAAGATGTTCATAGAACTatggcaaaagaaaaagaatttcTGATATGAAATCCTGAATTTGCATTACATCAGACAGACAGCATGATTGCTCATTACGTTCCCAAAGATCAATGAAGGGAATGATGAGGTGGTTAACATCTCAACGTTATTTTGGAAGATAGCTTATTATGTACCAGTacatcatttttgttgttgttgtaaaaaataataaacagctCAAAGGAACAACGCACTCAGAAAGTTATTCTGATGTTGGCTGAAGATTGTGAAAAGCCAAgctctcatcacttttcatttcAATCACTCATTCAAGCTCACAATTCCTCACGCATCAATTTCATCACTTTATCTCAACTTCAGGGAGAAACAGCTTTCGTGAATTCATCATGAAAGCCCGTGGCATCTAAAACAAATAAACGGTGTAGTAAACAACTACAATTATTAACACTTACGGAACAACGCTTTCTGACGGGAATTAAACAGGTTGTCAATAAACATTGTACCAggcggatttaaaaaaaaaaaaaaaaaaaaaaaaaatgcagatggaTACCATACCATTTTTCAGTACATACCACCATGGTATGTGAATTGGAGGTTGCTCTCCTCCTCTTATCTGCCTTGTCCCAAAAACCGTGTGCCTCTCTGGTCTCAAACGTAAGGCACTTGTTTCTCCCAACCAAATCAGAGGTGATATGATGGCTTCTCTTGTCAGATACAGCAATATGACTTTCACTGTCAAAGTAGTTTGACAAACAATGTGGCAAACAAGTGAATGCTTTATATACCTTTTTTGTGTCCACAATCTGTACAACCCTCCACGGCGCTACGTGGCGATAAATGAGGGGAGGCCGGAGTACCAGCGTGCGTGTCAGCTTATGGGCTCCCCTGCTCGAACTTTCTCTGCGGTGTGCAAATCCCGGCAGGGTCGGGATTGAACAGGGGTGGCAGGAGACTGCCACTCCATGCTGTGATCTGGCTCCGGGGACAGTGAGAGAAGCAGTAGTGTTCCTGCATCTGAAGAGCAAGCGGAGCACAGGTCCTCAGAGGAGATATCCAGGCTGTCCAACTTGGCCAGCGAGTTGGACCGTTTGAGCCTGGATGACACAGTGAGGCCCGCCAGACGCATCCGTGTCTCGATCTCCTGCGCCCGCTGACGGACCAGGCCGGGCTTTCCTCTCACGCTGCGCAGACTGTCAGTGCTGGAGCTGCGCGTCAGTGTGGCGCCGTGAGgcgaggaggtgggggtgagcatacctgaccccaccccccccaacaAGGCTTCATTGGTGAGGGGAACAACCAGAGGCTCCAACCTTACTTGGCACGATGTAGATGATTTCGTCAAGTCTATTGGAAAGACAGCGaagtcttcctcttcctccttgtgCTGAAAGTTCTTGGACATGTGCAAAGGTTTAAGAGAATGCAGGCTCTCTTGGGTCAAACCCGAAAGTCTCTCGAGTCTCTCTGCGTGGCGCCGCACCACACCTGACCTCTGCAACGTCACAAAGGTCTCCGTCTGCTGAGTCGGGTGGCAAGCCACGGCGGGTGTATCTTTGTGCAACTCCACGGCCACAGGCTCCGGGAGAACCTCCGAAGAGCCTACAGATGGCCTACTATCAAGCTCTATGTTGACATGCAACACATCGCCACAGTCCTGCACCCCGACAACATGAAGGGAGTCAGCTGGCTGCGGCAGTACATCGGGGAGCGCTGCAGAAACAGATGAAGCGCTGTTGGCACAGTCGGACAGAGACGGGGTGGAACACTCAAGGTCGTCCGGAGATAGCAGGGATGGAGTGTTTGAGACGTCAAGAGGCTGGAGTTTAAGGCAAGGATCTGAAACCGAGGTTAGAGAAATGTGCTTCCGCTTGGAATTCAAATCCCTCCGTGAAAATAAAGACACATCGGCTGCAAGAGTGGCAGCTGTtccctaaaaagaaaaaaagaaaagaaaaatatgtgTGTGCAGgactgtgtgtgggggggacatATTCAAAGCCTCATTTTCATGTTTCCAAATACAAACTCACATTGATGTTCTGGTAAGAGGTAAAACGGTTGTTATTGTTGGAATTATCGTTCAGGGTTGCCAGGTCCATGCCATTGCTGTCGGCTTCCGCTTCCACCTCTACATCCTGCGTTTCCTCAGCTCCTCCGCCTCCATCCCCACCCCCTCCGTCATCTGGCTGCATCAGGACCTCCATGTCCGCCTCCTCCTTTTGCACatcttcctcatcctcttcctccactGTGCTAAACTCCAGTCGCAGACGCAGCTCCTCCAGGGGCTCCGGGCCACGGTTGGAGGTCTGGGCTGCGGTGCCCTCCGCTGTAGAGCCAAAAGGCGGAAGACCCAGACCCTCCCGGCCATCAAATGCCTCATCATCCAGCAGAGCGTCTCGCTCAACATCTTCAATCTCAATGAAGACTTTCTCCATGCCGAGAAGAGGGGGGCCACGCACGGGGGTTGAGGGCTCACTGTCCAGCGCAGAATCGGACAGCCTCCGGAAATAATAGTTGTTGTAGGCAGGGTCGATCTCCAGGGCCACTTTTCGGCAAGGGGAGGGGCATGCTGCGCCTCTATCGGGCAgcgcatcttcacagcagggagACATTGCTGGCTCTGGGGTCAGGTGATCTCCCTCTTCCTCACCAGAGCACTGGGATGAGACCTGCTGGCCCTCGGTCATCTCGCAGTCTGCGTCGGGTTGCCACAGTTTGTTGTGACGCTGTTTGCTGAACGGAGAACCAAAGAACAAGTCAGTGCGCACAGAGGATGTTTATGCAACAATGTGCACATACCTCGCATCAAGGATGCCCTCATACTCTGCCAGCTGTCTCATGAAACTTGGGTTCGGTCGCGTGATGCTTCTCTTTTCCTTGACAAAGTTGTACGCCTTCTCTAGCGACCAGCCGTACTCTTTCATGGCGTACGCAATGACTGTGGAGGCAGATCGGCTGACACCCATCTTACAGTGAACAAGACACTTGGAGTAGTTCTTCCTGGTGAGTAGAAGGTTAAAGTCATCAGTTAACATTTTGGGAAGGCACATTAGACACTACTCTCGGAAAAGCTTGGGATATTTGGCTAACGAGTGTCATTCTGGGACCCGCCGCAAAGGCAACGTAAGCCGAATAAAGTTAGTGAATAGCGACTGACAGACGAGCTGATGATATAAATGGGTCAAAATTGTTTTTCTGCTCCATCACGACTCACTTTGCTTTAACAATGAAGTTGTACGTATCATTCCAGTGAGCCAGCAGGTCGGTGGCCTCTTGGTCATACACGCGTATGTTGTGATAATGGAACGTGCCTGGAAAAAAGTTGTCTATCTCTCGGGTAACATTGAGGATATAGCCCACCCTGAGGAAGAGAGATAAAGGTCATTCCTTCTTGCTCGGATTACAATTTTGCAAGTGTGTGTGAGCTCATCACAGCTATTGTACAATATCAAATAAATCACCCCGTCTCTTGCAGTTCTTCCAAATTTGACGCATTCCATTCGGAGCCCTTCAAAGAAAGAATAAATACAGAGGTGAGGCGAAGTATATTTTCATTATCCTTCCAGACAGTTTGTCGAGTCAAGAGAAGCAGCTCTACCAGGTACACGTGGTCAAAGATGAGTGTGGCTTTGTCCATCTGGCCCAAAATCAACAGCATCTCATTGTCGATGAACTCTTTGAATTCCTTCAGGTTGCAGCTCATGTGCTGCTCCAACTCAGTGCGGATCTGACAAAATAGTAATATTATGTACACAAAAACATGACAGTGTGCATATATGAAGTAAGAACACACTTGGTTTtcgaaataataaaaagaataaatatgCCCATCAACCCAGTTATAAGGAAGCAGAAATATGAACGTAAACAACAAATGGAATCAGGTGCCCCATGTCAGTCAGAGTTACCTGTTTGCACGTGACGTTCTCAAGATCCTGGCATGTCATGATGCTTCGGAGTTTTGCTCTGATAAGGCACTctgttctttctctctctgaaGGCCTATCAAGGAAAAAGTTTGTTCACAATCTGACACACAAGAGATAACACAATTGCAAAAATCATATACACTTTCAACACTAAGGTTGAAGAGAATCATCTTACATAACGTTCACATTTTTATGTAATTTATGAAGACTGACTTGTCGACAAACATAGTAGGCGAGTCTGGGCGTGTGGATTCCAAGTCCTTCATGGTGTTCCATTCGTTGATACAACTCTGCTCTGAAGCGATGCAGCTTTCATAGTAGCCCATCCAAGTGAGAGCCATGCCCCCGGGGAAATAGTTGTACCTACGGGACACCTCGCAGGCCTTGTGGAGCACCTGGAGAGCTGACCTATGAAAGCAGGGAAGCGATTTTCatccaaaccagctaaacagtcACACAAATGCGCCGTTTTACATTCCAGCTCGAGTAATGTGCACAACGCTGTTATTTCCAGCAGGTGGCGTACTGCTGTGTAcagtaagacaaaaaaaaaagcctttgtgGTGCAGATTGGCTGTGTGTTTAGCACATGCCATCGGGAGATTtgttgtgctgtgtgtgtgtcatgaaaGAAGACCGCACAATACGAGACACTCCGGAGGATTACTCACCACATAGCCTGCACTGACACCGGTTTAAAGACATGAGTCCGCCCCGCCGTAGTCACAGTGAAGCCCCTGcggtgaaaacaaaacagatggTCACTCTACCAGCTGGAATGCCATAAACTGTTGTTTGCGGTGTTGATATGAAGGCAAATGTGACTGTGGCACTCACCCATCTCCATCCAGATGGATTTTACTGTCACTCCACAGAGGTAGCACCATGCCAATCGAACAGCTTTTGCTGGCAGGAATACGAAAACACGAGTGTAATATTGTCAAAtgagcaaagcaaaacaaaaagcagccCCCCCACATACACACAGAACAATGAGAGTGTTATTCATACTAGCACATTCTACAGCTGTCTTCTCACCAGTCTTTGTTAGTAAAGTCGATTCCCAGTAGGATGTTCTCCTCTGTGTCCTGCCGTCCACTGGTGTATACAACCACCATGTATCGCACACGATCTAACCATGCACTCTCCAGCCGCACGGCCTAGTCAGGGACACACAATGTacattcattgaaaaaaaaaaaaaaaaatgctgcagttGTATTCATGCTCATGGCAAGGACGTTTTCTA
This genomic window contains:
- the ssh1a gene encoding protein phosphatase Slingshot homolog 1 isoform X4, yielding MVKGAALFLQQGSSQQGQRVHPHHKHAGDLPQHLQVMINILRSEDRIKLAVRLESAWLDRVRYMVVVYTSGRQDTEENILLGIDFTNKDCKSCSIGMVLPLWSDSKIHLDGDGGFTVTTAGRTHVFKPVSVQAMWSALQVLHKACEVSRRYNYFPGGMALTWMGYYESCIASEQSCINEWNTMKDLESTRPDSPTMFVDKPSERERTECLIRAKLRSIMTCQDLENVTCKQIRTELEQHMSCNLKEFKEFIDNEMLLILGQMDKATLIFDHVYLGSEWNASNLEELQETGVGYILNVTREIDNFFPGTFHYHNIRVYDQEATDLLAHWNDTYNFIVKAKKNYSKCLVHCKMGVSRSASTVIAYAMKEYGWSLEKAYNFVKEKRSITRPNPSFMRQLAEYEGILDASKQRHNKLWQPDADCEMTEGQQVSSQCSGEEEGDHLTPEPAMSPCCEDALPDRGAACPSPCRKVALEIDPAYNNYYFRRLSDSALDSEPSTPVRGPPLLGMEKVFIEIEDVERDALLDDEAFDGREGLGLPPFGSTAEGTAAQTSNRGPEPLEELRLRLEFSTVEEEDEEDVQKEEADMEVLMQPDDGGGGDGGGGAEETQDVEVEAEADSNGMDLATLNDNSNNNNRFTSYQNINGTAATLAADVSLFSRRDLNSKRKHISLTSVSDPCLKLQPLDVSNTPSLLSPDDLECSTPSLSDCANSASSVSAALPDVLPQPADSLHVVGVQDCGDVLHVNIELDSRPSVGSSEVLPEPVAVELHKDTPAVACHPTQQTETFVTLQRSGVVRRHAERLERLSGLTQESLHSLKPLHMSKNFQHKEEEEDFAVFPIDLTKSSTSCQVRLEPLVVPLTNEALLGGVGSGMLTPTSSPHGATLTRSSSTDSLRSVRGKPGLVRQRAQEIETRMRLAGLTVSSRLKRSNSLAKLDSLDISSEDLCSACSSDAGTLLLLSLSPEPDHSMEWQSPATPVQSRPCRDLHTAEKVRAGEPIS
- the ssh1a gene encoding protein phosphatase Slingshot homolog 1 isoform X2 yields the protein MALVTLQRSPTPSAASTASTATTTAGEEFGSEDERRMNQSLSESFFMVKGAALFLQQGSSQQGQRVHPHHKHAGDLPQHLQVMINILRSEDRIKLAVRLESAWLDRVRYMVVVYTSGRQDTEENILLGIDFTNKDCKSCSIGMVLPLWSDSKIHLDGDGGFTVTTAGRTHVFKPVSVQAMWSALQVLHKACEVSRRYNYFPGGMALTWMGYYESCIASEQSCINEWNTMKDLESTRPDSPTMFVDKPSERERTECLIRAKLRSIMTCQDLENVTCKQIRTELEQHMSCNLKEFKEFIDNEMLLILGQMDKATLIFDHVYLGSEWNASNLEELQETGVGYILNVTREIDNFFPGTFHYHNIRVYDQEATDLLAHWNDTYNFIVKAKKNYSKCLVHCKMGVSRSASTVIAYAMKEYGWSLEKAYNFVKEKRSITRPNPSFMRQLAEYEGILDASKQRHNKLWQPDADCEMTEGQQVSSQCSGEEEGDHLTPEPAMSPCCEDALPDRGAACPSPCRKVALEIDPAYNNYYFRRLSDSALDSEPSTPVRGPPLLGMEKVFIEIEDVERDALLDDEAFDGREGLGLPPFGSTAEGTAAQTSNRGPEPLEELRLRLEFSTVEEEDEEDVQKEEADMEVLMQPDDGGGGDGGGGAEETQDVEVEAEADSNGMDLATLNDNSNNNNRFTSYQNINGTAATLAADVSLFSRRDLNSKRKHISLTSVSDPCLKLQPLDVSNTPSLLSPDDLECSTPSLSDCANSASSVSAALPDVLPQPADSLHVVGVQDCGDVLHVNIELDSRPSVGSSEVLPEPVAVELHKDTPAVACHPTQQTETFVTLQRSGVVRRHAERLERLSGLTQESLHSLKPLHMSKNFQHKEEEEDFAVFPIDLTKSSTSCQVRLEPLVVPLTNEALLGGVGSGMLTPTSSPHGATLTRSSSTDSLRSVRGKPGLVRQRAQEIETRMRLAGLTVSSRLKRSNSLAKLDSLDISSEDLCSACSSDAGTLLLLSLSPEPDHSMEWQSPATPVQSRPCRDLHTAEKVRAGEPIS
- the ssh1a gene encoding protein phosphatase Slingshot homolog 1 isoform X5, whose translation is MQAVRLESAWLDRVRYMVVVYTSGRQDTEENILLGIDFTNKDCKSCSIGMVLPLWSDSKIHLDGDGGFTVTTAGRTHVFKPVSVQAMWSALQVLHKACEVSRRYNYFPGGMALTWMGYYESCIASEQSCINEWNTMKDLESTRPDSPTMFVDKPSERERTECLIRAKLRSIMTCQDLENVTCKQIRTELEQHMSCNLKEFKEFIDNEMLLILGQMDKATLIFDHVYLGSEWNASNLEELQETGVGYILNVTREIDNFFPGTFHYHNIRVYDQEATDLLAHWNDTYNFIVKAKKNYSKCLVHCKMGVSRSASTVIAYAMKEYGWSLEKAYNFVKEKRSITRPNPSFMRQLAEYEGILDASKQRHNKLWQPDADCEMTEGQQVSSQCSGEEEGDHLTPEPAMSPCCEDALPDRGAACPSPCRKVALEIDPAYNNYYFRRLSDSALDSEPSTPVRGPPLLGMEKVFIEIEDVERDALLDDEAFDGREGLGLPPFGSTAEGTAAQTSNRGPEPLEELRLRLEFSTVEEEDEEDVQKEEADMEVLMQPDDGGGGDGGGGAEETQDVEVEAEADSNGMDLATLNDNSNNNNRFTSYQNINGTAATLAADVSLFSRRDLNSKRKHISLTSVSDPCLKLQPLDVSNTPSLLSPDDLECSTPSLSDCANSASSVSAALPDVLPQPADSLHVVGVQDCGDVLHVNIELDSRPSVGSSEVLPEPVAVELHKDTPAVACHPTQQTETFVTLQRSGVVRRHAERLERLSGLTQESLHSLKPLHMSKNFQHKEEEEDFAVFPIDLTKSSTSCQVRLEPLVVPLTNEALLGGVGSGMLTPTSSPHGATLTRSSSTDSLRSVRGKPGLVRQRAQEIETRMRLAGLTVSSRLKRSNSLAKLDSLDISSEDLCSACSSDAGTLLLLSLSPEPDHSMEWQSPATPVQSRPCRDLHTAEKVRAGEPIS
- the ssh1a gene encoding protein phosphatase Slingshot homolog 1 isoform X3, which gives rise to MPCRPIVSLSESFFMVKGAALFLQQGSSQQGQRVHPHHKHAGDLPQHLQVMINILRSEDRIKLAVRLESAWLDRVRYMVVVYTSGRQDTEENILLGIDFTNKDCKSCSIGMVLPLWSDSKIHLDGDGGFTVTTAGRTHVFKPVSVQAMWSALQVLHKACEVSRRYNYFPGGMALTWMGYYESCIASEQSCINEWNTMKDLESTRPDSPTMFVDKPSERERTECLIRAKLRSIMTCQDLENVTCKQIRTELEQHMSCNLKEFKEFIDNEMLLILGQMDKATLIFDHVYLGSEWNASNLEELQETGVGYILNVTREIDNFFPGTFHYHNIRVYDQEATDLLAHWNDTYNFIVKAKKNYSKCLVHCKMGVSRSASTVIAYAMKEYGWSLEKAYNFVKEKRSITRPNPSFMRQLAEYEGILDASKQRHNKLWQPDADCEMTEGQQVSSQCSGEEEGDHLTPEPAMSPCCEDALPDRGAACPSPCRKVALEIDPAYNNYYFRRLSDSALDSEPSTPVRGPPLLGMEKVFIEIEDVERDALLDDEAFDGREGLGLPPFGSTAEGTAAQTSNRGPEPLEELRLRLEFSTVEEEDEEDVQKEEADMEVLMQPDDGGGGDGGGGAEETQDVEVEAEADSNGMDLATLNDNSNNNNRFTSYQNINGTAATLAADVSLFSRRDLNSKRKHISLTSVSDPCLKLQPLDVSNTPSLLSPDDLECSTPSLSDCANSASSVSAALPDVLPQPADSLHVVGVQDCGDVLHVNIELDSRPSVGSSEVLPEPVAVELHKDTPAVACHPTQQTETFVTLQRSGVVRRHAERLERLSGLTQESLHSLKPLHMSKNFQHKEEEEDFAVFPIDLTKSSTSCQVRLEPLVVPLTNEALLGGVGSGMLTPTSSPHGATLTRSSSTDSLRSVRGKPGLVRQRAQEIETRMRLAGLTVSSRLKRSNSLAKLDSLDISSEDLCSACSSDAGTLLLLSLSPEPDHSMEWQSPATPVQSRPCRDLHTAEKVRAGEPIS
- the ssh1a gene encoding protein phosphatase Slingshot homolog 1 isoform X1, with amino-acid sequence MFIQSASHTQTLREGRELQKEWNLKQHRAEWISRGGLVSPSLIERSSQDSEPAPPHGSFFLKAGEEEVACGSNRMLLFIEAFHEAVMKLPYFVENAMSTHSEVRHLLSESFFMVKGAALFLQQGSSQQGQRVHPHHKHAGDLPQHLQVMINILRSEDRIKLAVRLESAWLDRVRYMVVVYTSGRQDTEENILLGIDFTNKDCKSCSIGMVLPLWSDSKIHLDGDGGFTVTTAGRTHVFKPVSVQAMWSALQVLHKACEVSRRYNYFPGGMALTWMGYYESCIASEQSCINEWNTMKDLESTRPDSPTMFVDKPSERERTECLIRAKLRSIMTCQDLENVTCKQIRTELEQHMSCNLKEFKEFIDNEMLLILGQMDKATLIFDHVYLGSEWNASNLEELQETGVGYILNVTREIDNFFPGTFHYHNIRVYDQEATDLLAHWNDTYNFIVKAKKNYSKCLVHCKMGVSRSASTVIAYAMKEYGWSLEKAYNFVKEKRSITRPNPSFMRQLAEYEGILDASKQRHNKLWQPDADCEMTEGQQVSSQCSGEEEGDHLTPEPAMSPCCEDALPDRGAACPSPCRKVALEIDPAYNNYYFRRLSDSALDSEPSTPVRGPPLLGMEKVFIEIEDVERDALLDDEAFDGREGLGLPPFGSTAEGTAAQTSNRGPEPLEELRLRLEFSTVEEEDEEDVQKEEADMEVLMQPDDGGGGDGGGGAEETQDVEVEAEADSNGMDLATLNDNSNNNNRFTSYQNINGTAATLAADVSLFSRRDLNSKRKHISLTSVSDPCLKLQPLDVSNTPSLLSPDDLECSTPSLSDCANSASSVSAALPDVLPQPADSLHVVGVQDCGDVLHVNIELDSRPSVGSSEVLPEPVAVELHKDTPAVACHPTQQTETFVTLQRSGVVRRHAERLERLSGLTQESLHSLKPLHMSKNFQHKEEEEDFAVFPIDLTKSSTSCQVRLEPLVVPLTNEALLGGVGSGMLTPTSSPHGATLTRSSSTDSLRSVRGKPGLVRQRAQEIETRMRLAGLTVSSRLKRSNSLAKLDSLDISSEDLCSACSSDAGTLLLLSLSPEPDHSMEWQSPATPVQSRPCRDLHTAEKVRAGEPIS